One Quadrisphaera sp. RL12-1S DNA segment encodes these proteins:
- a CDS encoding histidine phosphatase family protein, with translation MTAAGGGASRLVLWRHGRTTSNAEGRFQGQLDVPLDEVGHEQARAAAAQIAAMRPDRLVSSDLSRARATAARLEEVTGLRAVEDAALRELDAGAWQGLLHQQIADHWPDGHRAWRSGEDLRIGGGEKRSELGARVAASLERHAAATPDGGLLVAASHSGALRAGVLVLLGLPPEAWAQFASLGNGRWAVVERRFGRWVLRGYDLGPRGVGEEDAGRTNADGARSLSSAVSERSAGAVV, from the coding sequence GTGACCGCGGCCGGCGGTGGTGCCTCGCGCCTCGTGCTCTGGCGGCACGGGCGCACGACCTCCAACGCCGAGGGCCGCTTCCAGGGCCAGCTCGACGTCCCCCTCGACGAGGTGGGGCACGAGCAGGCCCGGGCCGCCGCAGCGCAGATCGCCGCGATGCGCCCCGACCGACTGGTCAGCTCCGACCTCTCCCGCGCGCGGGCCACGGCGGCCCGCCTGGAGGAGGTCACCGGCCTGCGCGCCGTGGAGGACGCGGCCCTGCGCGAGCTGGACGCCGGCGCCTGGCAGGGGCTGCTGCACCAGCAGATCGCCGACCACTGGCCGGACGGCCACCGCGCCTGGCGCTCCGGGGAGGACCTGCGCATCGGCGGCGGCGAGAAGCGCAGCGAGCTGGGCGCCCGGGTGGCGGCGTCCCTCGAGCGCCACGCGGCGGCCACCCCGGACGGAGGCCTGCTGGTGGCGGCCTCCCACAGCGGTGCCCTGCGCGCCGGCGTGCTGGTGCTGCTGGGGCTGCCGCCGGAGGCGTGGGCGCAGTTCGCCTCGCTGGGCAACGGCCGGTGGGCCGTCGTGGAGCGCCGCTTCGGGCGGTGGGTGCTGCGCGGGTACGACCTCGGGCCGCGCGGCGTGGGTGAGGAGGACGCGGGCCGCACGAACGCTGACGGCGCCCGCAGCCTCTCCTCCGCGGTGTCGGAGAGGTCGGCGGGCGCCGTCGTCTGA
- a CDS encoding FtsX-like permease family protein — translation MFVAWRDLRAARGRFSLLAAVVALVTLLVGSLTGLTAGLAAQNTSAVLGLDADAVVLARPAGSGSTTGALTFADSAVSPDQQRAWAAAAGATGAWPLGVDQTRASRQGADGTASAAVAVLGAGAGLAPQTPAADGSVVLSVPAARELGASAGEEVLVGGQRFAVAAVSGDGWYAHTPVVWTTLADWQRMARATGGSGDPSALVVRGDLDGGERAALDARAGTTSTTLLGSLGAIGAFRSEVGSLALIIGLLLVVSALVVGAFFTVWTLQRSADVAVLKALGASTRSLVVDALGQGTAVLLGGVAAGTAGVAALGWALGSAAGGAVPFVLSPLTALGPSVLVVLLGLVGVLAALRAVTRANPLTALGSIR, via the coding sequence GTGTTCGTCGCCTGGCGCGACCTGCGCGCCGCCCGCGGCAGGTTCTCCCTGCTCGCCGCCGTCGTCGCCCTCGTCACCCTGCTGGTGGGCTCGCTCACCGGCCTCACCGCCGGCCTGGCCGCGCAGAACACCTCCGCGGTGCTCGGCCTGGACGCCGACGCCGTGGTGCTGGCCCGGCCCGCCGGCAGCGGCTCCACGACCGGAGCCCTCACCTTCGCCGACTCCGCCGTCTCCCCCGACCAGCAGCGCGCCTGGGCCGCAGCCGCCGGCGCCACCGGCGCCTGGCCTCTCGGGGTGGACCAGACCCGCGCCTCCCGCCAGGGCGCGGACGGGACGGCCAGCGCCGCGGTGGCCGTGCTCGGCGCCGGTGCCGGCCTCGCGCCGCAGACTCCCGCTGCGGACGGCTCCGTGGTGCTCTCGGTCCCCGCGGCGCGGGAGCTGGGGGCGAGCGCCGGGGAGGAGGTGCTGGTGGGCGGCCAGCGGTTCGCCGTGGCCGCTGTCTCAGGGGACGGCTGGTACGCGCACACCCCGGTCGTGTGGACCACCCTCGCCGACTGGCAGCGGATGGCGCGCGCCACCGGCGGGTCCGGCGACCCCAGCGCGCTGGTGGTCCGCGGCGACCTCGACGGCGGCGAGCGGGCCGCGCTCGACGCCCGCGCGGGCACCACCTCCACCACCCTCCTCGGCTCGCTGGGGGCGATCGGCGCTTTCCGCTCCGAGGTCGGCTCGCTGGCGCTCATCATCGGTCTGCTGCTGGTGGTCAGCGCCCTCGTGGTGGGGGCGTTCTTCACGGTGTGGACGCTGCAGCGCTCCGCCGACGTCGCCGTCCTCAAGGCCCTCGGCGCCTCCACCCGCTCGCTCGTGGTGGACGCCCTCGGCCAGGGCACCGCCGTGCTGCTCGGCGGCGTGGCCGCGGGCACCGCGGGCGTGGCGGCGCTCGGCTGGGCGCTCGGGTCCGCCGCCGGTGGCGCGGTGCCGTTCGTGCTGTCGCCGCTGACGGCGCTGGGCCCGTCGGTCCTCGTCGTCCTCCTCGGCCTGGTCGGCGTCCTCGCGGCGCTGCGGGCCGTCACCCGCGCCAACCCCCTCACAGCCCTCGGGAGCATCCGGTGA
- a CDS encoding beta/alpha barrel domain-containing protein (catalyzes the reversible formation of fructose 1,6-bisphosphate from glycerone phosphate and D-glyceraldehyde 3-phosphate): protein MSIISGKDRRLARLFGPDGRTFLVAADHGVTTGFDSGLGDMAPLLSAVADGGADGVVVHRGTAKRHAPVQRGTALLVHLSGSTNLSPDGDVKTAVCSVESAVALGADAISVHVTLGCGAADDRAALADLGAVSSDCERFGMPLLVMTYVRPGGPRSASAAALHAARVAAEMGADVVKATSPDLETSHALATRIGVPVVVAGGETGRGATFEDFLETSRQTLETGVAGLCVGRWVFTHANPATATRALRDLVHPRVPATPAGLAEPFDLTRA from the coding sequence ATGTCCATCATCTCCGGCAAGGACCGCCGCCTGGCCCGGCTCTTCGGGCCCGACGGCCGCACCTTCCTCGTGGCCGCCGACCACGGCGTCACCACGGGCTTCGACTCCGGGCTGGGCGACATGGCCCCGCTGCTCTCGGCCGTGGCCGACGGCGGTGCCGACGGGGTGGTGGTGCACCGGGGCACGGCCAAGCGGCACGCCCCCGTGCAGCGCGGCACCGCGCTGCTGGTGCACCTGTCGGGCAGCACCAACCTCTCCCCCGACGGCGACGTCAAGACGGCCGTCTGCAGCGTCGAGTCGGCGGTGGCGCTGGGCGCCGACGCCATCTCCGTGCACGTCACCCTCGGCTGCGGGGCCGCGGACGACCGCGCCGCCCTGGCGGACCTGGGCGCCGTCTCCTCGGACTGCGAGCGCTTCGGCATGCCGCTGCTGGTCATGACCTACGTGCGCCCCGGCGGGCCGCGTTCGGCCAGCGCGGCCGCGCTGCACGCCGCGCGCGTGGCCGCCGAGATGGGCGCCGACGTGGTCAAGGCCACCTCCCCGGACCTGGAGACCAGCCACGCGCTGGCCACGAGGATCGGCGTGCCCGTGGTGGTCGCGGGCGGCGAGACCGGGCGTGGGGCCACGTTCGAGGACTTCCTCGAGACCTCGCGGCAGACCCTCGAGACGGGCGTCGCGGGCCTGTGCGTCGGGCGCTGGGTGTTCACCCACGCCAACCCGGCCACCGCCACCCGCGCGCTGCGCGACCTCGTGCACCCCCGGGTGCCGGCCACGCCCGCCGGGCTGGCCGAGCCCTTCGACCTCACCCGCGCCTGA
- a CDS encoding ABC transporter ATP-binding protein: MITLDDVTLTHPDGTERVTALDRVHLDVPRGEVTVLTGPSGSGKSSLLAVAATLVRPDSGRVMVDGEDVARLSAPAAAALRRERIGVVFQQANLLPSLTVRDQLLVMAELGGVPGGRRLRRRALRERAEELLAEVGLEGLGHRRPHQLSGGQRQRAAVARALVHAPSVLLVDEPTSALDTERAAGAVELLVRLTRQRGTSTLLVTHDLDRLDGVPGLERVERMRDGRVESAVLR, from the coding sequence GTGATCACCCTCGACGACGTCACGCTGACCCACCCGGACGGCACGGAGCGCGTCACCGCCCTCGACCGCGTGCACCTGGACGTGCCGCGCGGGGAGGTGACCGTGCTCACCGGGCCCAGCGGCTCGGGCAAGTCGAGCCTGCTGGCGGTGGCCGCGACCCTGGTGCGCCCGGACTCCGGGCGGGTGATGGTGGACGGCGAGGACGTGGCCCGCCTGTCGGCCCCGGCGGCGGCAGCGCTGCGCCGGGAGCGGATCGGGGTGGTGTTCCAGCAGGCCAACCTCCTGCCGTCGCTGACCGTGCGCGACCAGCTGCTGGTCATGGCGGAGCTCGGCGGGGTGCCCGGGGGCCGCCGGCTGCGCCGGCGCGCGCTGCGCGAGCGCGCCGAGGAGCTGCTCGCCGAGGTGGGACTGGAGGGCCTCGGGCACCGCCGGCCCCACCAGCTCTCCGGCGGCCAGCGCCAGCGCGCGGCCGTCGCCCGGGCCCTCGTGCACGCGCCGTCGGTGCTGCTGGTGGACGAGCCCACCAGCGCGCTGGACACCGAGCGCGCCGCGGGCGCGGTCGAGCTGCTGGTGCGGCTCACGCGGCAGCGGGGGACCTCGACGCTGCTGGTGACGCACGACCTGGACCGCCTCGACGGCGTCCCCGGCCTGGAGCGGGTGGAGCGGATGCGGGACGGGCGGGTGGAGTCCGCCGTCCTGCGCTGA
- a CDS encoding sensor histidine kinase — MHRDALAPVVLGLRVGLHLLVVGVAALVVVLADPADRTAVAALAAALVAVYAAGAVLARPGRRVRSRVWLAALGLLWVALVAVSPQAAYLVFPLYFLSLHLLPRWWGPAAVVVATVVAALATARGGGLTVGGVVGPVLAAGVALAIGLGYRALAREAAERELLLAELVAARADLAASERTAGALAERARIARDLHDTVAQGLSSIQLLLHVAERADPRGPGVPHVRLARDTAAASLAEARALIAELAPPPLADQGLLAALRRLAATQWSRPGFVVDVVGPDRAADGEVGDAEPPVQVATALLRIAQGAVANAAQHSGAARVEVRLQRLPGATRLSVVDDGCGFEPAAVAERTAGGAGHFGLRAVRERVEQLGGGLAVRTAVGRGTAVEVELPDAPAVPGQLTATGAEVPA, encoded by the coding sequence GTGCACCGCGACGCCCTCGCCCCCGTGGTCCTCGGACTGCGCGTGGGCCTGCACCTGCTCGTGGTGGGCGTTGCCGCGCTCGTCGTCGTCCTGGCGGACCCCGCGGACCGCACCGCGGTGGCGGCGCTGGCCGCGGCGCTGGTGGCCGTCTACGCCGCCGGCGCGGTGCTCGCGCGCCCGGGGCGGCGCGTGCGCTCCCGGGTGTGGCTGGCGGCGCTGGGCCTGCTGTGGGTGGCGCTGGTGGCGGTCTCGCCCCAGGCCGCCTACCTCGTCTTCCCCCTCTACTTCCTGTCGCTGCACCTGCTGCCGCGCTGGTGGGGCCCGGCCGCTGTCGTCGTCGCGACCGTGGTCGCCGCGCTCGCGACGGCCCGCGGCGGTGGCCTCACCGTGGGCGGCGTGGTGGGCCCGGTGCTCGCCGCGGGCGTGGCCCTGGCCATCGGCCTGGGCTACCGGGCCCTCGCCCGCGAGGCCGCCGAGCGCGAGCTGCTGCTGGCGGAGCTGGTGGCCGCCCGCGCCGACCTGGCCGCCAGCGAGCGCACCGCCGGGGCCCTCGCCGAGCGCGCCCGGATCGCCCGGGACCTGCACGACACCGTGGCCCAGGGCCTGTCGAGCATCCAGCTGCTGCTCCACGTGGCCGAGCGCGCCGACCCCCGCGGCCCGGGCGTCCCGCACGTGCGGCTGGCCCGCGACACCGCCGCCGCCAGCCTGGCCGAGGCGCGCGCCCTCATCGCCGAGCTCGCACCGCCCCCACTGGCCGACCAGGGCCTGCTCGCGGCGCTGCGCCGCCTGGCCGCCACCCAGTGGAGCCGTCCCGGGTTCGTCGTGGACGTGGTCGGGCCCGACAGGGCGGCAGACGGGGAGGTCGGCGACGCGGAGCCGCCGGTGCAGGTGGCCACCGCGCTGCTGCGCATCGCCCAGGGAGCGGTGGCCAACGCCGCCCAGCACTCCGGCGCCGCCCGCGTCGAGGTGCGCCTGCAGCGGCTGCCGGGTGCGACCCGGCTGTCGGTGGTCGACGACGGGTGCGGGTTCGAGCCCGCCGCCGTGGCCGAGCGGACCGCAGGCGGCGCTGGTCACTTCGGGCTGCGCGCCGTGCGCGAGCGCGTCGAGCAGCTCGGCGGCGGCCTCGCGGTGCGCACCGCCGTGGGCCGCGGCACCGCGGTGGAGGTGGAGCTGCCCGACGCCCCGGCCGTTCCCGGACAGCTCACCGCCACCGGTGCGGAGGTGCCGGCATGA
- a CDS encoding response regulator transcription factor codes for MTRVVLVDDHPVVRLGLRALLEQEGIAVVAEAATCEEAVRAAVDHAPDVVLMDLQLDPAPGAPGGAEATRRIRALPDAPPVLVLTNYDTDGDILGAVEAGASGYLLKDAPPAELLAAVRAAAAGESALAPAVASRLLARVRAPQTSLTPREVEVLALVADGRSNGDIAAELSISEPTVKSHLVHVFTKLDVTSRTAAVARARDRGVLR; via the coding sequence ATGACCCGGGTGGTGCTGGTCGACGACCACCCCGTGGTGCGCCTGGGCCTGCGGGCGCTGCTGGAGCAGGAGGGCATCGCGGTCGTCGCGGAGGCCGCCACCTGCGAGGAGGCGGTGCGCGCAGCGGTCGACCACGCGCCCGACGTCGTCCTCATGGACCTGCAGCTGGACCCCGCCCCGGGGGCACCCGGGGGCGCCGAGGCCACGCGGCGCATCCGCGCCCTGCCCGACGCCCCGCCCGTGCTGGTGCTGACCAACTACGACACCGACGGCGACATCCTGGGCGCGGTCGAGGCCGGCGCCAGCGGCTACCTGCTCAAGGACGCGCCGCCCGCCGAGCTGCTCGCGGCGGTGCGGGCGGCGGCGGCGGGGGAGAGCGCGCTGGCGCCCGCCGTGGCCAGCCGCCTGCTCGCCCGGGTGCGGGCGCCGCAGACGTCGCTGACGCCGCGGGAGGTGGAGGTGCTGGCGCTGGTGGCCGACGGTCGCTCCAACGGCGACATCGCGGCGGAGCTGAGCATCAGCGAACCCACGGTGAAGAGCCACCTCGTGCACGTCTTCACCAAGCTCGACGTGACCTCGCGCACCGCCGCGGTCGCGCGGGCGCGCGACCGCGGCGTGCTGCGCTGA
- the nadD gene encoding nicotinate-nucleotide adenylyltransferase has product MGGTFDPVHNGHLVAASEVAARFDLDEVVFVPTGEPWQKSSRAVSSAEHRYLMTVIATASNPRFTVSRVDVDRPGPTYTVDTLSDLRAQRPDAELYFITGADALAQMLTWKDAERLAELASLVGVTRPGHELAVPASGALPAGAVHLLEVPALAISSTDCRERVRQGLPVWYLVPDGVVQHIAKHRLYRD; this is encoded by the coding sequence ATGGGTGGCACGTTCGACCCGGTCCACAACGGCCACCTGGTGGCCGCCAGCGAGGTGGCCGCGCGCTTCGACCTCGACGAGGTGGTCTTCGTGCCGACCGGCGAGCCGTGGCAGAAGAGCTCCCGCGCGGTCTCCTCGGCCGAGCACCGCTACCTCATGACCGTCATCGCGACGGCGTCGAACCCCCGCTTCACGGTGAGCCGGGTGGACGTCGACAGGCCCGGTCCCACCTACACGGTCGACACCCTGTCCGACCTGCGCGCCCAGCGGCCCGACGCCGAGCTGTACTTCATCACCGGCGCTGACGCGCTGGCCCAGATGCTCACGTGGAAGGACGCCGAGCGCCTCGCGGAGCTGGCGAGCCTCGTGGGGGTCACGCGCCCCGGGCACGAGCTCGCCGTCCCGGCCTCCGGCGCGCTCCCGGCGGGTGCGGTGCACCTGCTGGAGGTGCCGGCGCTGGCGATCTCCTCCACCGACTGCCGCGAGCGGGTCCGGCAGGGGCTGCCGGTCTGGTACCTCGTGCCGGACGGGGTGGTCCAGCACATCGCCAAGCACCGCCTCTACCGCGACTGA
- the rsfS gene encoding ribosome silencing factor, with the protein MTATPRAVELAVAAARAASEKGATEVLALDVSEQLVITDVFVLAAAANDRQVRAVVDAVEDALHQLGSDAVRREGMNEARWVLLDFADVVVHVQLAEDRQYYALERLWKDGPAIELPEDVTGPRSAHEAGAAGLAR; encoded by the coding sequence GTGACCGCCACCCCCCGCGCCGTGGAGCTGGCCGTCGCGGCCGCCCGCGCCGCCTCCGAGAAGGGCGCCACCGAGGTGCTCGCCCTGGACGTCAGCGAGCAGCTGGTGATCACGGACGTGTTCGTCCTGGCCGCCGCTGCCAACGACCGCCAGGTGCGCGCCGTGGTGGACGCCGTGGAGGACGCCCTGCACCAGCTGGGCTCCGACGCCGTCCGCCGCGAGGGCATGAACGAGGCCCGGTGGGTGCTGCTGGACTTCGCCGACGTGGTGGTCCACGTCCAGCTGGCCGAGGACCGCCAGTACTACGCGCTGGAGCGCCTCTGGAAGGACGGCCCGGCGATCGAGCTGCCGGAGGACGTCACCGGTCCCCGCAGCGCCCACGAGGCCGGAGCGGCGGGGCTCGCGCGGTGA
- a CDS encoding 3-dehydroquinate synthase II, with amino-acid sequence MTSDLWADVTALSGDHLDAALAHVRTAAVDAVLLRPEQLDGWKPVERLAVAVLVGPDASASDLAAAPVDAVVADGVRSLAAARSLADGRRLGVRCLIDDGASMDEAADQCGVVDVLLSVFTDETNIPLELLLARAQGTRTAVFKALATGSEASTVAGVLESGPAGVLVDAASLVDLDVAAQVVARQSERVAPLVPLTVTASRPIGMGYRGCIDTTTLFDDDEGMIIGSTSSGGILVCAEVHYLPYMDLRPFRVNAGAVHSYVFSPTTTSYITDLRAGAPVSGVSAAGRFRDTTVGRVKIELRPLRLLEARDEASGSLVNVILQDDWHVRVMGDGGEVRNLTQVKPGEKLLGGTWEPGRHVGIKVSEKILEN; translated from the coding sequence ATGACCTCCGACCTCTGGGCCGACGTCACGGCCCTGTCCGGCGACCACCTCGACGCCGCCCTCGCCCACGTCCGCACGGCCGCCGTCGACGCGGTCCTCCTGCGCCCCGAGCAGCTCGACGGGTGGAAGCCCGTCGAGCGCCTGGCCGTCGCCGTCCTCGTCGGGCCGGACGCCTCCGCCTCGGACCTGGCCGCCGCCCCCGTCGACGCCGTCGTGGCCGACGGGGTCCGCTCGCTGGCCGCGGCGCGCTCCCTGGCGGACGGGCGCCGGCTCGGGGTGCGCTGCCTCATCGACGACGGCGCGAGCATGGACGAGGCCGCCGACCAGTGCGGCGTCGTCGACGTCCTGCTGTCGGTGTTCACCGACGAGACCAACATCCCGCTCGAGCTGCTGCTCGCCCGCGCGCAGGGCACCCGGACCGCGGTGTTCAAGGCGCTGGCCACCGGCTCGGAGGCCTCCACCGTGGCCGGGGTGCTGGAGTCCGGACCCGCGGGCGTCCTGGTGGACGCCGCCTCGCTGGTGGACCTCGACGTCGCCGCGCAGGTGGTGGCCCGCCAGTCCGAGCGGGTGGCCCCGCTGGTGCCGCTGACCGTGACCGCCTCCCGGCCGATCGGCATGGGCTACCGCGGGTGCATCGACACCACGACGCTCTTCGACGACGACGAGGGCATGATCATCGGGTCGACGTCCTCGGGCGGGATCCTCGTGTGCGCCGAGGTGCACTACCTGCCCTACATGGACCTGCGCCCGTTCCGGGTGAACGCCGGGGCGGTGCACTCCTACGTGTTCTCCCCGACCACCACGTCCTACATCACCGACCTGCGTGCGGGCGCCCCCGTCTCCGGCGTCAGCGCCGCCGGGCGCTTCCGCGACACGACCGTGGGCCGCGTGAAGATCGAGCTGCGCCCGCTGCGCCTCCTGGAGGCCCGCGACGAGGCGTCGGGCTCGCTGGTCAACGTCATCCTCCAGGACGACTGGCACGTGCGGGTCATGGGCGACGGCGGGGAGGTCCGCAACCTCACGCAGGTCAAGCCCGGCGAGAAGCTGCTCGGCGGGACCTGGGAGCCCGGCCGCCACGTGGGCATCAAGGTCTCGGAGAAGATCCTCGAGAACTGA
- a CDS encoding long-chain-fatty-acid--CoA ligase, protein MSGPGLGSLSVASLLASSAVRHADRTAVVCGSERVTYAQFWEQARAYAGAFRARGVGPGDRVAVLVPNVPDFPRVYFGLLALGAVVVPVHLLFTADEVEHVLRDSGATLVVAAAPVLAAALPAAAAAGIPVVTVLVPDDQREKVPAPRLEDEARAAEPLERLVPVPPLAPATVLYTSGTTGRPKGAVGSHLAIVENVNTVLIDCFDMRTGDVVFGGLPLFHTFGQVCVMNTAFRVGAMVLLLPKFDPATALRIMDAEQATVFIGVPTMYGALLQAAGPHREGGGQLPPLRYAISGGAALAEAVLERFQQVFEAPVHEGYGLTETSPVASFNRVGEPAVAGSVGFPVWGVEAEVTDPGHPERIVVLPPGERGELVIRGHNLFKGYLGNPDATEAAVVDGWLRTGDIATKDDEGRLRIVDRAKDMIIRNGYNVYCREVEEVLVRYPGVASVAVFGVADDEHGQEVHAAVVVEDSEAGRAFDPDAMVAQARQHLAAYKYPRVVHVREAMPQGPSGKILKRELVAEYEG, encoded by the coding sequence CTGTCGGGGCCCGGTCTGGGCTCGCTGTCCGTGGCCTCCCTGCTGGCCTCCTCCGCGGTGCGCCACGCCGACCGCACGGCCGTGGTGTGCGGCTCCGAGCGGGTCACGTACGCGCAGTTTTGGGAGCAGGCCCGCGCGTACGCCGGCGCCTTCCGGGCCCGCGGCGTCGGCCCGGGCGACCGCGTGGCGGTGCTCGTGCCGAACGTGCCCGACTTCCCGCGGGTCTACTTCGGCCTGCTGGCGCTGGGCGCCGTCGTCGTCCCCGTCCACCTGCTCTTCACCGCCGACGAGGTCGAGCACGTGCTGCGCGACTCCGGCGCCACCCTCGTGGTGGCCGCCGCGCCGGTGCTGGCGGCGGCGCTGCCCGCCGCGGCGGCAGCCGGGATCCCGGTGGTGACCGTCCTCGTGCCGGACGACCAGCGCGAGAAGGTGCCCGCCCCGCGGCTGGAGGACGAGGCGCGCGCGGCCGAGCCGCTGGAGCGCCTCGTGCCCGTCCCCCCGCTGGCCCCCGCCACGGTCCTCTACACCTCCGGCACCACCGGCAGGCCGAAGGGCGCGGTCGGCAGCCACCTGGCGATCGTCGAGAACGTCAACACGGTGCTCATCGACTGCTTCGACATGCGCACCGGCGACGTCGTCTTCGGCGGGCTGCCGCTGTTCCACACCTTCGGCCAGGTGTGCGTCATGAACACCGCCTTCCGCGTCGGGGCCATGGTGCTGCTGCTGCCGAAGTTCGACCCGGCCACCGCACTGCGGATCATGGACGCCGAGCAGGCGACGGTGTTCATCGGCGTCCCCACCATGTACGGGGCGCTGCTGCAGGCCGCCGGTCCCCACCGCGAGGGCGGCGGCCAGCTGCCGCCGCTGCGGTACGCCATCTCCGGTGGCGCGGCGCTGGCAGAGGCGGTGCTCGAGAGGTTCCAGCAGGTCTTCGAGGCTCCGGTCCACGAGGGCTACGGCCTCACCGAGACCTCTCCGGTGGCCTCCTTCAACCGCGTCGGGGAGCCGGCCGTCGCCGGGTCGGTGGGCTTCCCCGTGTGGGGCGTGGAGGCCGAGGTCACCGACCCCGGGCACCCCGAGCGCATCGTGGTGCTGCCGCCCGGGGAGCGCGGCGAGCTGGTCATCCGGGGCCACAACCTCTTCAAGGGCTACCTCGGCAACCCCGACGCCACCGAGGCGGCCGTGGTGGACGGCTGGCTGCGCACCGGCGACATCGCCACCAAGGACGACGAGGGCCGCCTCCGCATCGTCGACCGCGCCAAGGACATGATCATCCGCAACGGCTACAACGTGTACTGCCGCGAGGTGGAGGAGGTCCTGGTCCGCTACCCCGGGGTCGCGTCCGTGGCCGTCTTCGGAGTGGCCGACGACGAGCACGGCCAGGAGGTCCACGCCGCCGTGGTGGTGGAGGACTCCGAGGCCGGCCGCGCCTTCGACCCCGACGCGATGGTCGCGCAGGCGCGCCAGCACCTGGCGGCGTACAAGTACCCGCGGGTGGTGCACGTGCGGGAGGCCATGCCCCAGGGACCCAGCGGGAAGATCCTCAAGCGGGAGCTCGTGGCGGAGTACGAAGGCTGA